atatatcataatacttgggatatatatatcaaataaacaataaaatatattgacatacatataaaaaagtatttgagatttgagttctaaggtatatttaaaaataactatgAATATTTGAgtagatataaaatatatttactagtatatttcataaattttttagaatgtttccaaataaacaataaaatatattacatgTACAAGTGAACAAACATGAATCAACCACATAATATAAAAGATTAACatagaaaatgaaatgatgATTTATGTCAAGAATTGAATCAATatctaatttatatattgtggtatatttcatatatttgtttagaatattttcaaatacctaacaaaatgtttcgaaatatattttaaatgacCAAGAattcgtaaaaaaaaaatacaatacgCGAAAccaacaaaattagaaaataaaatatcattaaatgcattttctctctccaattaaattaaataaaggaaaaaatttcaaattttctctttccaattgaaaatgttaaaaaaattatattaaatgcataataATACAATTTCTCTCTCCATTATTAATTCAATGACCAAAaacgaaaataaataaaaaaaaatgaataattataCAAAGAACAATTATgcaccaaaattttaaaaaaggtaAATCTATACCAGAATTATAAAAAGCcttcattgaaaaattaaaaaagaaaatatatttttggaaaTTACGATCTATgattatttatgtaaaaatctcTAATTATTTTGTGTGCTATCAGCTCATAAATTTTTAGGTGCTTtacttaccaaaaaaaaaaaaaaaaaaaagcaactaCAAGATTAGAAAGCTTAAAGAGcatccaattttatttttttctagttATTCTTGGTCATAAAAAGGTCACATCTCCAACCTGTCactttccaatttttttatattttaaaataaaatccatTTATATTTTCGGCTCGGAAGTGGTTCTTTTTAGGTTGCATCTTCAATCTAATAATATACCTCTTCTTTGTATTGTAAAATACAAAGAAATAAAGAAGAGGTAAAATAGTCATCCTCATAATATCTATACTATGACTAGTAATATTATATAAGTCATTTTCGAAATATGgtaaaaatagaatataaaaaaaaaaagagagaaaatttcataattttgataattaaattatagaaaTGCCAACaagaatataattttttttttttttacatagtTATGTTAAATTCGTAGATTTAGAAATTTTATTTCAGACAATTAAATCTTCTCGAAACctctttttttaagaattaaaaagaagTGTACCAAAATAATAGGggcaaagaagaagagaaaaaaaatattagacaGGTAATAGATCTTCAAGGACCATTTTTTATCTCCGTAACCAAATCTTCCTGTATTGAGATCTAAGTTTGCTAGAAGTCATGAGATTAAATTGTttgaaaaagtatatatatatatttttatataaacttttaaaatttacggtattgaaaaaaatcaaaaaatattTGGTGCTTGTATTTCCCCATTTTACCAATCTTGTGGGAGATTCAATATCTGCAGGTTGCTAGATTTCGGGCCGTTTATGTGGAAATAAGCCATTTGAAAGATGAGACCAAAGATCTATCTTTTCGGCGATTCCATTACAGAATTTTCTTTTGCTGATGGCGGCTGGGGATCCGCTCTAGCCAATCATTTCTCTCGCAGGGTATTGGCTGTTATACAAATTAATTCCCAACTTCGCTTTCATCATCTTTACTCATGTCTGATTCGAATCTGAAAAAGTTTTGGGTGCTTTTCATTGTTTGAATGTGATTAGGCCGATGTGGTGGTTAGAGGATACAGTGGCTACAATACGAGATGGGCGCTTAAGGTGATTGAACGAGTCTTCCCATCATCAGAAGAACACGGCGGTAGCGGAGACGGCGCTGCCTCGCCGCTTGCCGCGACGGTCTTCTTTGGAGCTAATGACGCTTGTCTTCCAGATAGATATGGGGCCTTCCAACATGTGCCCCTTCATGAATACAAgcaaaatctcatttcaatcgtCTCCTTTTTCAAGGTATATATCTTCTTGCTTCTCACGACTGCCATGTTCTTTGCCCCACATATTTATAATCTGTCATTGCCATAATATTAGCTATTTTGAGTTACATGGTACATTCTCCATTGATTTAACCAAGGATCTGTTGGAAAGGAATGTGCCCAGATGTTGGATTTTGATCATTGTTTAGAATTGGAGAAGATGTTATATGCATATGGAATGAATGGTAATGTAGTTATCAGTATGTTCTAAAAGTAAAACAATGTGAGCTTTAGGCCCAAAGCGGTCAGGGGATGGTATTATACCGtttaaagaaatgaaatatGTGTGTTGTCCtaatattttgtctaaggaaaattAGCAGCTTTTTTACTTAATAGTTTTTAGGGAAGACACCCATTTGGTTGGCATGAATAGAGAAGATCACTTTGAATTGGGTTTTGTTTTGATggttagaaatttttttttgttggattctCTTACTGTAATGTTAAATGCTTTGCAAGTAAAGTTTTACTTTATGATGGGACTATACCTTTATTCTAAATCTTCTTGTGAAAACTTTTTGTTACTGAAATTAAGTTAGTGGTTTGATTGTGGTGCCTACATGTTCTACTAttcacaaacaaaacaaaaacacaatgaTTTTATCTATTTAACTTCTCTTTTTAGCAATTCAAATAGAGTCTGAGTTTGCTTCTATTGGATTTGCAGAAGAAATGGCCTGCAACTCGTATTCTGATTATCACTCCTCCTCCTATTGATGAAGAAGGGCGTTTACAGTATGGTTATCTCTCCTACTGTCTTGGTTTAGCTCAAATTATTTTGAGAGATCTCGAGTCTTGAGTTTTTAAATCGTACTTCTGATGATGGGAAATCACAAAATGATACAATCTCTGCAGGAACCCTTACGTTTCAAATCCATTAAATGAGCCTGAGAGGACTAACAATGCAGCTGGTGATTATGCCAAGGCTTGCATTGCTGTTGCTGCAGAATGTGGGATTTCTGTTATTGATATTTGGACTAAGATGCAGCAAGTTCCTGGCTGGGAAAAGGCTTGTTTAAGGTATTTATGAGTTCACCCTTATGTTTGCGCTGATATCTTTTACTAAGCAGTTGCTTTGGATAATCTCCTCACATCATTACCATATGATTCGAATGTTTTGCGAACTCTGTATAGATTTTCCTGGAATTAACAAGATGTGGAATTATTTCAGGCCATTAAAATTTGTAAACTTGGCCATGAGCACATTTTTGTCACATCACGTAGCCATAGAATTAGATGTTATAGATTGCTTAATTTTAAGCTGCCATTTTCCCCTCCTCTTTGGTGGGCAGTTAGGATCTGTCAAAACTTCTCTTTCCTAACAGTTCTACTCTGCATGCTTTAAATCTCTGGCTCTTGATTGAAACGCTTCTCGTGCTATTATTCAGATAgctaaaacaaaacaaaaatgggGCTACTCAGTATAAAACACATAGTTAGAGGGGACTAACACTCCCCTCACAAGTCACACCTAACGCCTGTGTGAATATTCCCCTCGGCTAATAGACTACTCCTATCCCTCCGCTTTGCTTTTTCAACAAGCTACTTTAAATTATTTAAGCTCTATtagataaccatttggtttttgtttcGATTTTTTGAAATTAGATTTGTTTTTTCATAATTCCTTTATAATGATTATATTCTTAAggaatcatttgattttttaaccGAATTCCAAAAACTAGAACAAGTTTTTGAGAACTACTTTgtctagttttaaaaaatttgtttagattttgaaaacatttacaAAAAGTAGAcaacaaaatgaaagaaattcaCTGataaaagtagtatttataagcttaattttcaaaaaccatggatcaaaaaccaaatgactACTAAAAAAACATCGGTTCTTTTCTCTTCTTGAATAGGTATACCAAATTGGAGGCCTATATTGAGACAGGCCGCAAAACGAGCCAGCGCAGCTAATTGGGGCTGCTCTGAGTTTATAAAAGGCCTATGACATATCTGTTGCTTATGGTTCTGCTTAAGGTGCTGTTTGGGTGTCTattcttcaaatatttagaaACTGCTTTATGATCAAGTTTATAATAAATGTGCATTTATGTATACTATCCCTGGCTTGTGTTTTGTCTCAACCTTAGTCCCTCTCAAGTTGAAAAGGCCCTTGAAAACAAACtcaaatagaaaataacttTGAAAAACTCGCTATCCAATCAGATTTTTGTATTAAAAGTATCTTGATTTGATAGAAATAAGGACAACTTATTACGAGAAACCTTTCACTCCTTGCTCTGTAATATCTGAACCTAATCTATCCATTTGTTTGCAGTGATGGGCTGCACCTGACTCGAAATGGCAACACAATTGTGTTCGAGGAAGTTGTCAAGAAGCTGGAAGAAGAAGGATTGAGTCCAGAAAAGCTGCCTGCTGAGCTTCCACTTTTTTCAGAAATAGACTCTAATAATCCTCTCAAAGCTTTTGGAGAATTATGATAATCTTGACTGATGCAGCTCAGCCATAGCCGCCTGGTCATGTTAATCAATTAACTGAAACTGAGGATGTCATTGAAGAGCGACTGCAACTTATTCACAACCTATGAGATGTAAGAATGAAACTGAAACTCCTCTACAAATGATTTATATTGTTCAGAATAATAATGCTTACTATTA
The nucleotide sequence above comes from Benincasa hispida cultivar B227 chromosome 3, ASM972705v1, whole genome shotgun sequence. Encoded proteins:
- the LOC120074068 gene encoding GDSL esterase/lipase At5g45920; the encoded protein is MRPKIYLFGDSITEFSFADGGWGSALANHFSRRADVVVRGYSGYNTRWALKVIERVFPSSEEHGGSGDGAASPLAATVFFGANDACLPDRYGAFQHVPLHEYKQNLISIVSFFKKKWPATRILIITPPPIDEEGRLQNPYVSNPLNEPERTNNAAGDYAKACIAVAAECGISVIDIWTKMQQVPGWEKACLSDGLHLTRNGNTIVFEEVVKKLEEEGLSPEKLPAELPLFSEIDSNNPLKAFGEL